A genomic window from Thermoanaerobacterales bacterium includes:
- the radA gene encoding DNA repair protein RadA produces MRCRECGYYSPRWMGRCPGCGAWQSFTDEAEGGRKKAATKTEPPRPLSAVTGGEGKRIGTGLAELDRVLGGGIVPGAAVLIGGDPGIGKSTLLLQVARQVADRYGDVLYVAGEESALQVRLRAERLGAVHDRLLLTAETDVDVVAALVGEVSPRLVVVDSIQTVFRSGLQAVPGSLGQVRECTLALARVAKETGVPVFLVGHVTKEGMLAGPRVVEHIVDAVLYLEGERHQAFRILRGVKNRFGSTNEIGVFEMQSAGLVEVTNPSSLFLSSGAPEAVPGSVVVSAVEGTRPLLVEIQALVSSSGYGTPRRMTAGVDYNRVVLMAAVLEKRVGLELSNQDLYVNAVGGARLSEPAVDLGIAVALASSFRDRALPPRTLVVGEVGLTGEVRPVPALDKRLREAAKLGFEAALVPGEGYPRRGPEAGLRVHGVRTVGEALQLLS; encoded by the coding sequence GTGCGCTGTCGCGAGTGCGGCTATTATTCACCGCGCTGGATGGGACGATGCCCCGGTTGTGGAGCGTGGCAGTCCTTTACCGACGAAGCGGAAGGGGGCCGGAAGAAGGCGGCGACTAAGACGGAGCCGCCCCGCCCCCTTTCCGCCGTTACGGGCGGCGAGGGAAAGAGGATCGGCACCGGCCTGGCCGAGTTGGACCGCGTCCTGGGCGGCGGCATCGTCCCGGGGGCGGCGGTCCTCATCGGCGGCGATCCCGGCATCGGGAAATCCACGCTGCTGCTGCAGGTCGCCCGGCAGGTGGCCGACCGGTATGGGGACGTGCTGTACGTCGCCGGAGAGGAGTCGGCCCTGCAGGTCCGGTTGCGTGCCGAACGCCTGGGGGCGGTCCACGACCGTCTGCTGCTCACTGCCGAAACCGACGTCGACGTCGTGGCCGCCCTGGTGGGCGAGGTCTCGCCCCGGCTGGTGGTCGTCGACTCCATCCAGACCGTGTTCCGTTCCGGGCTGCAGGCCGTCCCGGGCAGCCTGGGGCAGGTGCGGGAATGCACCCTGGCTCTGGCCCGTGTCGCGAAGGAGACCGGAGTGCCGGTCTTCCTGGTGGGCCATGTGACCAAGGAGGGCATGCTGGCCGGCCCGCGGGTCGTGGAACACATCGTCGACGCCGTCCTTTACCTGGAAGGGGAGAGGCACCAGGCCTTTCGCATACTGCGCGGCGTAAAGAACCGCTTCGGCTCGACCAACGAGATCGGGGTCTTCGAGATGCAGTCCGCCGGGCTCGTGGAGGTCACCAACCCTTCAAGCCTTTTCCTGAGTTCCGGCGCACCGGAGGCCGTGCCGGGGTCGGTGGTGGTTTCCGCCGTCGAGGGCACCCGGCCGCTACTGGTGGAGATCCAGGCCCTGGTAAGCTCCAGCGGTTACGGCACCCCCCGCCGGATGACGGCCGGAGTGGACTACAACCGGGTCGTCCTCATGGCCGCGGTCTTGGAGAAGAGGGTCGGCCTGGAGCTTTCCAACCAGGACCTGTATGTCAACGCCGTCGGCGGCGCCAGGCTCTCGGAGCCGGCCGTCGACCTGGGGATCGCCGTCGCCCTGGCCTCAAGTTTCCGGGACCGGGCGTTGCCGCCCCGGACGCTGGTCGTCGGAGAGGTCGGCCTCACCGGCGAGGTGCGGCCCGTGCCGGCCCTGGACAAGAGACTCCGGGAAGCCGCCAAGCTGGGTTTCGAGGCGGCCCTGGTTCCCGGCGAAGGGTACCCCCGCCGGGGCCCGGAGGCGGGCCTGCGCGTCCACGGCGTACGGACGGTGGGCGAAGCGTTGCAATTGTTGAGTTGA